Within Anaerolineae bacterium, the genomic segment AGGCCGGAGTAGCGACACTTGATGTCCATGAACTTCTCCATACCGATATCGGCGCCGAAGCCGGACTCCGTGACCACATAGTCCATCAGCTTGAGGCCAATCTTATCGGCTAGAATAGAGGAGTTGCCGTGGGCGATGTTGGCGAAGGGGCCAGCGTGGACGAAGGCCGGCTGCCCTTCCAGGGTCTGCATCAGATTAGGCATGATGGCATCCTTCATCAGGACGGCCATGGCGCCGGCCACACCCAGATCCTCAGCCGTCAGCATCTTGCCCGATTTATCCCGACCGAAGACGATCCGACCCAGGCGCTGGCGCAGATCCCTAAGCGCCGACTTATAGTCTTCCCCGGAGACCAAAGCCAGGATGGCCATCACCTCGGAAGCCACGGTGATATCGTAGCCGGTCTCACGAGGGCGACCGTCTTCCTCAGTGCCCAGGCCGATGATGACCTTGCGCAGGGCCCGATCGTTCACATCTACCACCCGGTTCCAGGTGATGGAGTAGGGGTCAATGTTCAGCCGTCTCAATCCCAGCTTGGCTAGTTGCTCATCTGAGCTTCGATCCTCGTGCATAATGCGGGCGTCAATGGCTGCAGCCAACAAATTATGGGCTGCGCCTACAGCGTGGATGTCGCCGGTTAAGTGAAGATTGAAGTCCTCCATGGGGACGATCTGCGAGTACCCCCCTCCGGCCGCCCCCCCTTTGATCCCGAAGGTCGGGCCTTGAGACGGCTGACGAATGCAACACATCGCCCGTTTGCCGAGCTTCCCCAGAGCTTGCGTGAGCCCTACCGTCGTCGTGGTCTTGCCTTCTCCCAATGGAGTCGGCGTAATCGCCGTCACGTCAATGTACTTGCCCTGTGGCCGATCCCGGAACTTCTCAAGGACGTCCAGGCGCACTTTGGCCTTATACTTGCCGTACAGCTCCAGGTCATCGGGCTCCAATCCCATGGAAGCCGCGATCTCCAGAATCGGCTTCAGTCGGGCGGCCTGAGCGATCTCCAGATCGCTGGGTATCACCACTGCTGCCATTGCGATGCCCTCCTTCCTTTGCTCGATTGTGAATGATTTGTCTCGCTAGGGAAATTTCAGCAAGTGTTGACCTGGGTGCAACGATGGCGAAGGGACAGGCGACGTGCATCACAATGTCAGACGCAACCAGCCTCCTGCTTCAGTCTAAATCGTCGAACCAGGGAGGCCCTTGCCTGCTAAGGTCGGCGGTGCAATATTTCTGGCAACGTTATCATATCATTCGGGTTGGGAGAACGTCAATGATTTAGCGCAGGTTGCCTTTGGCTGTGCTATAATGACGAAAGGTGAGCCGAAGGAGGAAACCGATGGATAGAACTCGCGCCTTCTTGCGCCGGCTCGGGCTGCCAGATGCCGATGCATATGCCCTCCCCACCTCGCGCAAGCGATTTCCCGATGGCGCTCAGTATCGGGTCGAGATCCCCAGCATAGAGGGGCCCAACGCGCTGCGCGTGGCGCTGGAAGAGGCCGAACGATATGGCATCCGGATCCACCGCGCCTCGCAGGGAAGCGGCATCCTGCTGCTCACGGATGAAGAGATCCGCGAGATGGCACGGCTGGGCCGAGAAGCGCGCATCGAGGTCAGCCTCTTCGTGGGGCCGCGGGCGGCGTGGGATACCGGCGCCCAGGTGTGGACGCCGGCGGGCAGGGCACTGGCAGCCCGGCTGCGCGGCATGGATCAGCTCATCTACGCAGTGGAGGATGTGCGCCGAGCATGCGCGCTGGGCATCCGCGGCGTGCTGGTAGCGGATGAAGGGCTGCTTTACGTCCTTCATGAGATGAAACGCGCAGGCGAGCTCCCCGCCAACCTGGTGATCAAGGCCTCAGTGCAAATGGGCGCGGCCAATCCAGCCAGCATCCGGCTTATGGAGCAAATCGGGGCGGACACGTACAACGTCCCGACAGACCTCTCTCTGGCGCAGATCGCCGCCATCCGTCAGGCAACCGAGATCCCCCTGGACGTGTATGTAGAGGCGCCGGATGACTTTGGTGGCTTCGTACGCCACTACGAGATCCCTGAGCTAGTGCGAGTAGCGGCGCCAGTGTACCTCAAGTTCGGGCTTCGTAACGCTCCCAACATCTACCCCAGCGGCACCCATCTGGAGCCTACCGTCGTGGCGCTCACGCGAGAGCGAGTGCGCCGGGCCGCGCTGGGGCTACGTCTGTTACAGCAATACATGCCCGAGGCGAGCTCATCGGAGTTGGGAGCCGCTGGGCTCGCTGTTCCTTCACCTGTATAGCCCACCGTTGAAGGCGTTAGGCCGATCCGTGACAAAGAGCGGTCATGAGGCGATCAAGCAATCGAAAACTACCGCGAAGCCAGGGAAGAGGACGGGATTTGCGCTGTTCATCCTCCTTTTCACCCTCTACTTCCTCTCAAGCTCCGGCGGCTTCCACATCGTGGATGAGGTCTCCCTCTTCGCGCTGACCGAGAGCCTGGCCAAGCGCGGCGCGTTCGATACCAACGCCATCGCCTGGATGCAATGGGTGAACTCGCCGGGTGAGGTGTTGGGCGCCTTCGGACCGGAAGGGGACGTCTACTCGAAGA encodes:
- a CDS encoding U32 family peptidase, whose protein sequence is MDRTRAFLRRLGLPDADAYALPTSRKRFPDGAQYRVEIPSIEGPNALRVALEEAERYGIRIHRASQGSGILLLTDEEIREMARLGREARIEVSLFVGPRAAWDTGAQVWTPAGRALAARLRGMDQLIYAVEDVRRACALGIRGVLVADEGLLYVLHEMKRAGELPANLVIKASVQMGAANPASIRLMEQIGADTYNVPTDLSLAQIAAIRQATEIPLDVYVEAPDDFGGFVRHYEIPELVRVAAPVYLKFGLRNAPNIYPSGTHLEPTVVALTRERVRRAALGLRLLQQYMPEASSSELGAAGLAVPSPV
- a CDS encoding formate--tetrahydrofolate ligase, which produces MAAVVIPSDLEIAQAARLKPILEIAASMGLEPDDLELYGKYKAKVRLDVLEKFRDRPQGKYIDVTAITPTPLGEGKTTTTVGLTQALGKLGKRAMCCIRQPSQGPTFGIKGGAAGGGYSQIVPMEDFNLHLTGDIHAVGAAHNLLAAAIDARIMHEDRSSDEQLAKLGLRRLNIDPYSITWNRVVDVNDRALRKVIIGLGTEEDGRPRETGYDITVASEVMAILALVSGEDYKSALRDLRQRLGRIVFGRDKSGKMLTAEDLGVAGAMAVLMKDAIMPNLMQTLEGQPAFVHAGPFANIAHGNSSILADKIGLKLMDYVVTESGFGADIGMEKFMDIKCRYSGLIPNCVVLVATIRALKMHGGGPRVVPGRPLDPAYTQENLELLEKGCANLVRNIEIARLFGVPVVVAINRFSHDTEAELALVKRIAIEAGAETAAVCDHWARGGEGALELAEAVVAACEKPSHFQFLYPLEWPIKKKIETIATRVYGADGVDYDPKAERQIAAYEEAGFGHLPICMAKTHLSLSHDPNWKGAPKGFRLPIREVRASVGAGFIYPLCGEMRTMPGLPSRPAFMAVDMDENGRVVGLF